The segment CTCGCAGGACATCGCGTGAGAAGTTTTGGGGAATGGTGAGGACGAACTGCACGTCTCCGCGCGCCAGGACCTCTTCGGCTTCCCGCTCGCTCGTGACCTGTCGGACGAACTCGAAATAGGCGCTGTTCTTGATGGCTTGGAGCAGGGTTCGTCCCTGGGGGCCATGATCGGCCAGGAGCACCGCCGTGGGGAGATGTTTGGGATCGGCATTGATGGCGAGCCCGAACAGGATGAGCTGAATCAGGGGGATCCCGATCATCATGCCGAACGTGACGCGGTCGCGCCCCATTTGGATGAACTCTTTGACGACGATTGCCCAGAAGCGGGAGAGTGAAAAGATTCGCCGGTGAGTCATGACGCAAAATTATCCGATGAGCGATGCATCAGATGGATGAACACGTCTTCCAGACCGGTGCCGACGCGATGCCATTCGTAGGGAGCTCGACGAAACGGGGCAATGGTCGCCTCAAGGGTCGTGGGATCGTCCCCACTGACATGCAAACGATCGCCGAAGGCTACCGCCTGTTGCACGCCCGGCTGTCGACGCAATTCCATCGCCAGCTGATGGAGGTTCGGTCCGCTGACCGACCAGGTGGTGAGCCGGGCTTGGTCGATCACTTCCGGGACGGTGCCGTTTGCCAACAGCTTGCCATAGGCGATATAGGCCAGCCGATGGCAGCGCTCCGCTTCGTCCATGTAATGGGTGGTGATCAGAAACGTCAGGCCCTCAGCCGCGAGTGCATGGATCTGTTCCCAAAACTCCCGCCGGGCTTTCGGATCGACTCCAGCCGTCGGCTCGTCGAGCAGCAGCAATTGCGGCTGGTGGATCAGGCAGGCGGCCAGTGCCAGCCGTTGCTTCCAGCCTCCGGAAAGCTGCCCTGCAAGCTGGGTCCTTCGACCCGCTAAGCCGAGCCGCTCGAGACTCTGCCCGACGGCCTCGCGCCGATGGTCGATCCTGAACATGCGGGCGACGAAGTCCAAATTTTCGGCGATACTCAGGTCTTCGTAGTAACTGAACCGTTGCGTCATGTAGCCGACCGAAGCCTTGATCGCGTCGCTTTCGGTGATGACGTCGTACCCCAAACAGGTGCCGCTGCCTCCATCCGCCCGCAAAAGACCGCAGAGCATGCGGATGAAGGTGGTCTTCCCGCTGCCGTTCGGCCCGAGAAATCCGTAGATCTCCCCGCGCCGCACTTGCAGTCCGATGCGATCGACGACGGTCCGTGTCCCGAAACGCTTGGTCATGTCGCGCACGTCGATGGCGAGATCGTCCTCCTTGATCGTCTGTGTCATGGGGCTCCGTTGAACCGCACATCCACCGGTTGGCCCGGATGCAGATTCGATGCAATGCCCGGCTCGAACAGGATTTCAATCATGAAGACCAGCTTCTCTCGGTTGTCCCGACTGTAGATGACCGGCGGCGTATATTCCGCCCGCGGCGAGATGTAACTCACCGTTCCGTGGAAAGAGCCGTGGACTCCGTCCACCTCCACCTGCACGGGATCTCCGAGTTTCACCGTGCCGAGTTTCCTCTCGGACACGAATGTACGGACTTTGATATGGTCCGGCGGCAGCAGTACGACGACGGGACGTCCCGCCGGCACCCATTCTCCCTCTCGGTAAAGCGTGTCGAACACGAATCCGGATTTCGGCGCGACCTGCCGTTTCTGCGCCAGTTCCCATTCGGCTTTTGCCAACGCCGCTTCCCTGGCTCGAACTTCGGCTTCAGCGGCCGCCACCTGATCGGCACGAGAACCGAGCAATGCCGTGGTGAGCTCCGCTTGCAGTTGCGCGACTCGTTGCTGATTCTGGTCACGGGCGGAGCGCGCTCGATCCACTTCCAACTCCACGGCTGCGCCAGGGACCGCCCTGAGGCCCTCCTGGCGGCCCACCTCTCGGAGCGAGAGCCGCAACGCCGTCTGCGCCTGTTTCAGTTGCGCCTTGAGCGATTCGATTTCAGAGGGACGCTTGCCCTTCTTCGCATCGTCAAGATTGGCCCGTGCTTGGCTCAATTTCCGCTCCGCTTCATCTCTGAGGGCTTTCTCCGAGACTTGCTCCAGTGCAAACAACGGATCGCCGGTGTCCACCTGGGTGCCGCGCCGTACCGACAAGGAGCGCAGGGCTCCGGCATAGGGGGATGCGACGTAAACATATTCCCCTTCCACATATCCTTGGACCTGATCGGAGGCAGACGGTTCACAGCCCATGAAGAGTGCCGCCGTGAAC is part of the Nitrospira sp. SG-bin1 genome and harbors:
- a CDS encoding multidrug ABC transporter ATP-binding protein, which produces MTQTIKEDDLAIDVRDMTKRFGTRTVVDRIGLQVRRGEIYGFLGPNGSGKTTFIRMLCGLLRADGGSGTCLGYDVITESDAIKASVGYMTQRFSYYEDLSIAENLDFVARMFRIDHRREAVGQSLERLGLAGRRTQLAGQLSGGWKQRLALAACLIHQPQLLLLDEPTAGVDPKARREFWEQIHALAAEGLTFLITTHYMDEAERCHRLAYIAYGKLLANGTVPEVIDQARLTTWSVSGPNLHQLAMELRRQPGVQQAVAFGDRLHVSGDDPTTLEATIAPFRRAPYEWHRVGTGLEDVFIHLMHRSSDNFAS
- a CDS encoding secretion protein HlyD; this encodes MRRPMTGLAVAFTAALFMGCEPSASDQVQGYVEGEYVYVASPYAGALRSLSVRRGTQVDTGDPLFALEQVSEKALRDEAERKLSQARANLDDAKKGKRPSEIESLKAQLKQAQTALRLSLREVGRQEGLRAVPGAAVELEVDRARSARDQNQQRVAQLQAELTTALLGSRADQVAAAEAEVRAREAALAKAEWELAQKRQVAPKSGFVFDTLYREGEWVPAGRPVVVLLPPDHIKVRTFVSERKLGTVKLGDPVQVEVDGVHGSFHGTVSYISPRAEYTPPVIYSRDNREKLVFMIEILFEPGIASNLHPGQPVDVRFNGAP